GAGGACCTCGGCACGTTCGGACGGATGAACCCGCCGCTGCGCATCGAACAACGTCGCGCCGCCGTCTACGAGCGCGTCGTGAACGGAACGGTGGACATGATTGCGACCGACCACGCCCCGCACACGCGCGAAGAGAAAGACGCGAGCATCTGGGACGCGCCAAGCGGCGTGCCGGGCGTCGAAACCGCCCTCCCGCTCCTGCTCGAAGAGGCGCGCAAAGGGAATCTGACCTACGAGCGCGTCCGGCAACTCACGGCGTCGAACCCGGCGGCCGTGTTCGACCTGCCGAAGAAGGGGCGCGTGGCCGTCGGTATGGACGCAGACCTCGTGCTCGTCGATCCGGACAACAGCCGCGAAATTCGCGGCGAAGACCTGCACTCGAAGTGCAACTGGACGCCGTTCGAGGGCATGAAGGGCGTGTTCCCCGAGTGGACAATGGTTCGCGGCGAGTTGGTGTTCGAGAACGGCGCGTTCGCCGACCCGGTTGGGCAGAACGTGCGCTGAGCGAGAGTTTTGCTCTCGGGGCGCGTAGCAACGTGAATGGCCGAAATTCCCCCGGAGTTCCACGACCTGTTCGAGGGGCGGGCCTTCGCCCAGTTCGCCTCCGTCCTCCCCGACGGCACCCCCCACGTCGTCCCCATGTGGGTCGAGTACGAAGACGGCTTTCTCTACGTGAACACGGTGACGGGCAACCGCAAACATCGGAACGTCGAACGCGACCCCCACGTCTCGATTGCGATTAGCGACCCCGAGAACCCGTATCGCTACCTCCACATCCGCGGCGAAGTCGTCGAAATGCGCGAAGACGTCGACCGTGAGCATCTGAACAAACTCGCAGAGCGGTACACGGGCGTCAGAAAGTATCCGCGAGATGCGTCGAACGAACCCGGACGCACGATTTTGAAGATTCGCCCCGATGCGGTTATGGGGCGTGCGCCGCCGACGCGCCAGCGTCGTTAGACGAACGACGCGACGACCGCGCCGAGCATTACACCCGCGCCGAACCCGGCGATGCGGGCCATCGCCCGGCGAGAATCTGCTTCTGTCCACTCTGACGACTCTGAGAGGTACGACTGCATCGTCTCGATGGAGCGACCCATGAACACGGAGCCGGTCCAGCCAAGCGTGGCGAAGCCGAGCGCGAGCGCCCCGAGGGCGAACACCTGATTGACGGCGAACGTGGCGTCACCCAGCCAGAGGCCGTAGGCGAGCGTGCCGACGACGCCGACGGCGAGGCCGACGAGGCCAGCCCCACCCAGCAGTCGGATGCGCGGGCGAAGCCACGCGAGCAGGTCCATCAGTCGATGGCGTCGCGCATCCGTGGGTCCAGTGCATCGCGCATCCCGTCACCAAGGAGGTTGAATCCGAGGACGGTGATGGCGAGGAACAGGCCGGGGAAGAACGACCACCACCAGATGCCAGAGAGCAGGCCCTTGTTGACCCCGTTCGAGAGCATCAGCCCCCACGACGGCGTCCCGGGCGCGGCACCGAAGCCGAGGAACGAGAGCGCCGCAAGGTCGATGATGGCGAGGCCGAAGTTGAGCGTACTCTGGACCGTGATGGGCGCGAGCGTGTTCGGCAGGATGTGGCGGAACAACACCCGCGGGTCGCGTGCGCCGAGCGCGACGGTGGCGTCCACGTACTCGTCTTCGAGCACTTTGAGCGCCGCCCCGCGGACGACGCGTGCGAAACGCGGCGTGTAGACGAGGGTGAGCGCGATGACCACCTTCCAGAGTCCCGCGCCGAAGATGGCGACGAGCGCCAGTGCGAGCAGGAGCGATGGGAACGCGAGCAGCACGTCCATCGTCCGCATGATGACGTTGTCCGTGAGGTCGGAGTAGTAGGCGGCCATGATGCCGAGCGTGATGCCCGCCACCGTCGAGAGGCCGACCGTGATGGTCCCGAACTTCATCGCCAGCCACGCGCCGTACATGACGCGCGGGAAGATGTCGCGGGCCTGCCCGTCCGTCCCGAACCAGAATTCGGCCGACGGTGCGGCGCGGTCGGGGTTCGTCCCGAGTTGCGACGTGGTAATCGCACCGACGTCGATGAACAACCGTGCGTAGATGGCGATGACCAGCATCGAGAAGATGATGAGCAGGCCAGCGACGGCGAGCCGGTTCGACAGGAGTTCAGAGAGGAACGGCGAGGCTTGCAGGCGGTCGAGAAGGCCGCGGTCGTTCCGTTGCTTGGTTTTGGTTTCCGTACTCATTGTTCGATCCTCGGGTCAAGGTAGCTGTAGGTGATGTCGACGCCCAGGTTCACGAGCGTGAACAGGAACGCGAAGGTGAGGACTGTCCCCTGCACGACCGGATAGTCGCCCACCTCGATGGCCTCGACGAGCAGCGTGCCGATGCCGTTGAGCGAGAACACCGTCTCGGTCAGCACCGCGCCGCCGAGCAGCGTCCCGAACTGAATCCCGATGACCGTGATGACCGGGATTAGCGCGTTCTTGAAGCCGTGTTTCATCAGCGTGATTTTCACGCCCTGACCCTTCGCGCGGGCGGTGCGGATGTAGTCCTGGCGGACGACTTCGAGCATCGACGAGCGCATCATCCGCGAGAGCAGCGCCATCGAGTAGATACCGATGACGCAGGCCGGCAGGATGAGGTGGTGGACCGCCGAGAAGAACGCGTCGTACTGCCCGTACAGGAGCGTGTCTATCGTCAGTAGGCCCGTGATGGGTTCCGGCGTCGAGAACAGCGGCGAGATGCGCCGGCCCGTCGGGAAGACGTCGTACTGCTGGGCAAGCAGTAGGATGAGCAGCGGCCCGCTCCAGAAGATGGGGACGCTGATGCCGGTGAGCGCGCCGATTCGCGTGAAGTGGTCGGTCAGGGAGTCCTGTTTGACCGCCGAAATCACGCCGAGTGGAATCCCGAGCAGGATACCGATTATCTGCCCGTACAGCGCGAGTTCGAGCGTGACGGGGATGCGAGTCTGGAGCAACTGCTGGACGCTCGAGTCCTTGTCGATGACGAACGAGTTTCCGAACTCGAACTGCGCCGCGTCGACGAGGAAGCGCCCGTACTGGACGTAGATTGGGTCGTTCAAACCGAGTTGATTCTCTATCTGTCTGACTGCCTCCTCTGTGGCCCGTTGCCCAGCGATGACGCGCGCCGGGTTGCCCGGCGCGAGGTGGAGGATTGCAAAGACGAGCGTCGCGACTCCGAACAACACCGGAATCAGCAACAGGAGTCGCTTTGCAACGAACCGCTTTGAGACCATAGTTCACTAAAAACGAAGTTCAATCAAAAATTGCCCGATTCTATTGTGAGAGGGTAACGTCCTTCAGGTACGGCCCGCCGATTGCAGTCGGGGTGTACCCGGAGACGCCGTTGGCGACGCCGCGAAGCTCCTGTGCGTGGTCGATGAAGACCCACGGAGCCTCGTCGTGTGCGAGTTGGGCAGCCTGGTTGTACTTCTCCGTGCGAGTTGCCTCGTCGTAGGTGGCCTGGCCCTCTTCGACGAGCGTCATGTACTCCTGATTCGCCCAGCCAGCGACGTTGAGGGTGTTGAAGCCCTCGGTGTCGAAGGTGACGTAGTCCTGCCCGTCTGGCGATTCGACGCCGGGGTGGAGCAGTGCGTAGAAGAAGTTGTCCGGGTCGCCGTTGTCGGTGTACCAGCCGAGGAAACACGCGTCGTGTTTGCCCTCTGCGGTGTAGTCGAGGAACGGGTCGAACGACTGCTGGTTGATTTCGACGGTGATGCCGATGGCACCGAGGTCAGAGCGGACCTTCTCCGCGGTCGAAATCGGCGACGGGTTGTACCCGCGTGGGTTCTTGAACGTCGCGAGTTCGAAGGTGAAGCCGTCACCGTAGCCGGCCTCGTCGAGGAGTGACTGGGCCTTCTCCTGGTCGTATTTGTACTCCGAGATTTCGTCGTTGAAGCCGAGGACGTTCGACGGAATCGGCTGGTTTGCCTGCTCTGCGAAGCCTTCGTAGATGTTGTCCACGATGGCTTTCGTGTCGATGGCGTAGCTGATAGCCTGGCGAACCTTCTTGTTGCGGAACTCCTCGCGCTTTGCGAAGTTGAACGCCATGTAGCCGATGTTGATACCCTCGAACTGTTCGAGGGAGGCGTTCGAGGAACTGTCCACGATTTTCGCTGCCTCGCTACCGAGGCCGTCCACGATGTGCGTCTCGCCCGCGTCAAGCGACTGGGCACGCGCCGTGTTCTGCTTCGTCGTGAGGAACACTGCTTCGTCCACCTTCGGACCGTCGCCCCAGTAGTCGTCGAAGGCTTCGAGACGGACGGTTTCCGTGCTGTCTTCGAGGGCCTTCAGCTGGAATGGACCGGTGCCGACTGGGTCAGAAGAGAGGTCCGTGCCCTTCTCCTGGATGGCTTTCTCCGAGTGAACGGAGGAGGCGAACATCGCGAGGTTACGCAGGAACGGTGCGTACTTCTCTTTGAGTTCGATGGTGAGTTTGTAGTCCTCCTCTGCGTTGACACTCTTGATCCAGTTGCCGAGCGTGAACGGCCCGTACGCGGAGGCGTAGTCGGAGCCGGGGAAGTGTTCGTACTCGGTGTCCACGAAGCGGCGGTAGGTCGCCTTGAAGTCGGACGCGGTGAACTCCTCGCCGTTGTGGAATGTGACGCCCTCGCGGAGGGTGAGCGTGGCCGTCGTGCCCGAGAGGTCCCACTCCGTCGCGAGACCCTTCATGAGGGAGGTCTTGCCCGGCTCGAACATCACGAGCTGGTCGTACATCTGGTTGGTGACCTTCACGTCCTCGCCCGAGGTCGTGTTCTGTGGGTCGAGGGTACCCGAGTGAGAGCCACGGGAGTAGAGCAGCGTGCCGCCCGAGCCGCCGTTGCCGCCGCCGTTCCCGTTGCCGTCACCGTTGCCACCGCCGTCGCCCTCATCGTTGCCCGCGATACAGCCGGCCATGGATGCAGCGACTGCTGCACCGCCTGCTGCCTTGAGGAAGCTACGACGCTTCAGGTTGTCTTCAGAAGACATGCGTCAAAGTCCAACATACATCATTGATAATAGTATCGGATATATCTCGTGAACATAAGAACAGGCCCGAGAGGACCTCAAGAGCTAGTTTTCGGAGGGTTGGTCGTAGAGGTGGCAGGCAGCGGGATGAGACTCATCCTGCAACAGTGGGCGGGACTGTTCACAGATGCTCGCAAATGTACTCCGGAGCGTGGCCGCGGCCTGCTCCCAGTCGCCGTCTGCGAGGTGGCGCATCGACTCTTCGACCACGTCGCGAGGTTCGCCCGTGAGTTCCCGGTCGAACTCGCGGTCGTAGAGCGCGTCGATGAACGCGGTGAGTGGGGCCGGGTAGCCACCGTCGGTGGCGACGGCCGAAGACGCCTGTGAATCGGCCGTCGCCCAGACGGGGTCTAACACGAGGTCTTCGTTCTCGACGCGCTCGCGGAAGTCCATCACTTCGCGGTAGGCAGCCTGTTCGATGTCGAGGCCCTCCGGTGGGATGACCTGTGGACACCGCGTGCGGAAGTGGCAGCCAGAAGGTGGATTGATGGGGCTCGGCACGTCGCCTTCGAGCAGGATGCGGTCGGTCTCCGCGTGGGGGTCGGGTTCTGGAATCGCAGAGAGCAACGCCTGCGTGTAGGGATGGCGCGGGTCTGCGAACAGGTCGTCGGTTTCCGCGATTTCGACGACTTCCCCGAGGTACATCACGGCCACGCGGTCACACAGGTGGCGCACCACGGAGAGGTCGTGGGCGATGAACAGGTAGGTCAGGCCAAATTCGTGCTGGAGGTCTTCGAGCAGGTTCAGAATCTGGGCCTGCACACTTACGTCGAGCGCCGAGACTGGCTCGTCACAGACGATGAAGTCAGGGTCCACGGCGAGCGCACGGGCGATGCCGACGCGCTGGCGCTGGCCGCCGGAAATCTCGTGGGGGTACCGGTCGTACTGGGCGGGGTCGAGGCCGACGGCCTCCATCAGTTCCTCGACGCGCTCGCGGCGACGACCCTCCGCGAGGTCGTGAATCTTGAGCGGTTCTTTGATGATTTGCCCGACGTTCATGCGCGGGTCGAGACTGGACATCGGGTCCTGGAAAATCATCTGCATGTCCCGGCGCAGCTCGCGCATCTCGGTCTTCGAGAGGTGGTTGATGTCCTCTCCCTGGAACACCACGGTCCCTTCGGTTGGGTCGAGCAGTCGCAGGACGGTCCGCCCGGTCGTGGATTTGCCACAGCCAGATTCGCCGACGAGGCCGAGCGTTTCGCCCTCGTAAATATCTAAGTCCACACCGTCTACGGCTTTCACGCTCTCCGGGTTCTTCGCGAGCAGTTCGTCTAACATCCCGTCTGCCTTCGAGAAGTGCTTTTTCAGGTCGCGCACGGAGAGAATTTGCTCTGCGTCGTAGTCCACCGTGGACTCGTGGGCGGAGACACCCTCGCGGTCTGCGCCGTACTCGTCCTTGTCGAACGATTCGAAGATGCACTTCGCCCGGTGGTCTACGTCTTCGGGACCGTGCTGGAGGAACGGAATCTCACCTGCGGTACACTCCTCGGTCGCCCACGGACACCGGTCTGCAAAGTGGCACCCGTCGGGCATATCGATGAGACCCGGGACGTTCCCCTCGATTGGCGTGAGGCGGTCTGCGTCCTCGCGCGGGATGGATTCGAGCAGCGCGTAGGTGTAGGGGTGACTCGGGTTGTCGAAGATTTCCTCGACTGGCCCCTCTTCGACGATTTCGCCGGCGTACATCACGGCCACGCGGTCGCAGGTCTCTGCGACCACGCCGAGGTCGTGGGTAATGAACAGGACGGACATCCCGAGGTCGTCCTGGAGTTCGTTGATGAGTTCGAGAATCTGGGCCTGAATCGTCACGTCGAGGGCCGTCGTCGGCTCGTCTGCGATGAGCAACTGGGGCTGGCAAGCGAGCGCGATGGCGATGAGCACGCGCTGGCGCATCCCGCCGGAGAACTCGTGTGGGTAGCTCTCGATGCGGGCTTCGGGTTCCGGAATGCCTACCGCAGAAAGAATGTCGATGGTGTCCTCGAGAATCTCCTCGCTCATGTCGGAGCCGAGTTTCGGCAGGATTTCTCGGACGGCGTTCAGCCACGAGTCCTTCCGGCGGCCCCCGTACTGGTGGAGACGCAGGCTCTCTGCGACCTGCTCGCCAACGGTGAGCGCCGGGTTGAGCGACGTCATCGGGTCCTGGAAAATCATGCTCATCGCGCCGCCGCGAATCTCGCGCATGGCCGATTCAGGCGCGTTCGTGATGTCGATGACGCCCTCGTCCTGGTCGACGAACTGGTCCGAATTCTTGTACTTGCGTGCGAGTTCGTCGGCGACCTCGGGAGCGTGAAACGTCACCGACCCGCCGGCGATGTGTCCCGGGTCGTCGACCAGGTTCATCGTCGAGAGTGCGGTCACGCTCTTGCCCGAGCCCGATTCGCCGACGAGGCCCACGGTTTCGCCTTCGCGAATCGTGAGGTCGATCCCGTCCACTGCCTTCACGGCACCCCGCTCCGTGTTGAACTGCGTGCGGAGGCCCGATATGGAGAGCAGGTCGGTCATTGAGGCAAATTTTGAAATCTCACTATAAACCAGTACCGAATGTCCCTAACACCCACGCGAACCGACCCCACAGCCGAACCCTTTTGAACCACGGCGGGTCACGTACGGGTATGTCTGAGGAAGCCCACAACCCGCTTGGCCGGGTCTCCGGCCAGTGGGACGCCGTGCTCGCCGACATGGAGGCGACCGCCGAGGAGTACCGCGACGACAACTGGGAGGTCGTCGAGTTACACCCCGGCGACAGCGTCGCCATCGCGGACGAGGTGCGCTACGGTATCGACCTCATCGTCTCCTCCTCCGAATTCGAGGAACTCGCCGGCTGGATGGACAACGAACACGCCGAGTTCGACTCCTACGAGGTGTTTCGCGCCGGGAACGAGGACATCATCTACCTCTTGCTAGTTATCCGCGACGAACGCGCAAAACGCGCCATCTGCCTCCCGGCGTACTACGACGTGCGAGCCGGTGGCGACATGATTTCGCGTGCCCGCGAAGAAGGTGTCGTCTACACCCACGTCCGACGACTCTCGACCGACCGCATCATCACGTTCACCCACGAGCAGGCGGCGATGTTGTTGCCACAGCGAGACTAGGCGGATTTCGGGGTATAGTGAGAAAGAGTGGAGAGGCTCAGACAGTCGGTTTGATGTTCTGGTTCAACCGGAACAGATTGTCCGGGTCCCACTTATTTTTGAGCGCAACGAGGCGGTCGTAGTTCTCCAGATACGCCATCGATTGCTCACCGTCGGATTCGGTTGTGAAGTTCACGTAGGTTCCACCGGTCGCGTGGGGGGCTAACGCCTCGAAGTACTCCCGAGTCCACCCAATACACGCATCATCTTGGTTGGGGCTTTGCCAGCGTGTCGTGATGTTCACCAAGAAATCTGCGTCTCGGTGGGGATAGGCCGTCGCATCCGAAGGAACGCGATTTACCGCACCGCCGAGGTGGGTGACAGAGACGCGCGTTTCAGGCGTTGGCGGTGAAATGGCGTGGTCAGTGATGCAATCAAGCGCTTCGGCAGACGGGGATTTGAAATTGTGCGACTTCCAGAAATAGCGCTCGCCGGCCGGATACGACGCGTCGAACGCCTGTTGCCACTCGACGAACCGCCACGGTTCGACCGTGTCGGCGAGGAGCGTGCCCAGTTTCTTGAACGGCGCAATCGCCTCCCAGCCGTCTTCGACGGCACCCGAGAATATCGGAATAACCGAGAGAATCCGTTTGCCGTGGTACACTTCCGGGATGAACGGTTCGGGAGCAGCGGTGGAGAAATTGAGCCACACGGACAACTCGTCGGGAGCGTTTGCAGCGTGCTCCCACCACGACCGGACGACCGAGTGTGCCTCTGCAGCAGGATAAATAAGCAACCCCGCGAGAACCCCCTCCAGTTCGTGGAGGGCGAACTCGAAGTTTGTCACGATGCCGAAGTTGCCACTGCCGCCCCGAACGCCCCAGAACAGGTCGGGGTTGCGCTCAGCACTGGCGTGGACGAGTTCGCCCTGCGCTGTGACGAGGTCTATCGACCGGAGGTTGTCTATCGTCAATCCGTGTTTTCGACAGAGATAGCCGAACCCACCACCGAGGGCCAGTCCTGCGACGCCCGTGATTGAAACGACGCCCGCGGGTGCGACAAGGCCGAGCGGCGCGGTTTCGTGGTCAACGTCGCCCAATCGCGCGCCGGGGCCGACGTGAACCGTTCGGGCCTCGGTATCGACACGGACGGAAGTCATGTTACAGAGGTCAATTTGGAGGCCACCGTCACAGACGGCATTCCCCGCAACGTTGTGGCCACCGCCTTTCACGGCAATCACGAGGTCGTGTTCTCGG
This sequence is a window from Haladaptatus sp. QDMS2. Protein-coding genes within it:
- a CDS encoding ABC transporter ATP-binding protein; protein product: MTDLLSISGLRTQFNTERGAVKAVDGIDLTIREGETVGLVGESGSGKSVTALSTMNLVDDPGHIAGGSVTFHAPEVADELARKYKNSDQFVDQDEGVIDITNAPESAMREIRGGAMSMIFQDPMTSLNPALTVGEQVAESLRLHQYGGRRKDSWLNAVREILPKLGSDMSEEILEDTIDILSAVGIPEPEARIESYPHEFSGGMRQRVLIAIALACQPQLLIADEPTTALDVTIQAQILELINELQDDLGMSVLFITHDLGVVAETCDRVAVMYAGEIVEEGPVEEIFDNPSHPYTYALLESIPREDADRLTPIEGNVPGLIDMPDGCHFADRCPWATEECTAGEIPFLQHGPEDVDHRAKCIFESFDKDEYGADREGVSAHESTVDYDAEQILSVRDLKKHFSKADGMLDELLAKNPESVKAVDGVDLDIYEGETLGLVGESGCGKSTTGRTVLRLLDPTEGTVVFQGEDINHLSKTEMRELRRDMQMIFQDPMSSLDPRMNVGQIIKEPLKIHDLAEGRRRERVEELMEAVGLDPAQYDRYPHEISGGQRQRVGIARALAVDPDFIVCDEPVSALDVSVQAQILNLLEDLQHEFGLTYLFIAHDLSVVRHLCDRVAVMYLGEVVEIAETDDLFADPRHPYTQALLSAIPEPDPHAETDRILLEGDVPSPINPPSGCHFRTRCPQVIPPEGLDIEQAAYREVMDFRERVENEDLVLDPVWATADSQASSAVATDGGYPAPLTAFIDALYDREFDRELTGEPRDVVEESMRHLADGDWEQAAATLRSTFASICEQSRPLLQDESHPAACHLYDQPSEN
- a CDS encoding pyridoxamine 5'-phosphate oxidase family protein, producing MAEIPPEFHDLFEGRAFAQFASVLPDGTPHVVPMWVEYEDGFLYVNTVTGNRKHRNVERDPHVSIAISDPENPYRYLHIRGEVVEMREDVDREHLNKLAERYTGVRKYPRDASNEPGRTILKIRPDAVMGRAPPTRQRR
- a CDS encoding ABC transporter substrate-binding protein, with product MSSEDNLKRRSFLKAAGGAAVAASMAGCIAGNDEGDGGGNGDGNGNGGGNGGSGGTLLYSRGSHSGTLDPQNTTSGEDVKVTNQMYDQLVMFEPGKTSLMKGLATEWDLSGTTATLTLREGVTFHNGEEFTASDFKATYRRFVDTEYEHFPGSDYASAYGPFTLGNWIKSVNAEEDYKLTIELKEKYAPFLRNLAMFASSVHSEKAIQEKGTDLSSDPVGTGPFQLKALEDSTETVRLEAFDDYWGDGPKVDEAVFLTTKQNTARAQSLDAGETHIVDGLGSEAAKIVDSSSNASLEQFEGINIGYMAFNFAKREEFRNKKVRQAISYAIDTKAIVDNIYEGFAEQANQPIPSNVLGFNDEISEYKYDQEKAQSLLDEAGYGDGFTFELATFKNPRGYNPSPISTAEKVRSDLGAIGITVEINQQSFDPFLDYTAEGKHDACFLGWYTDNGDPDNFFYALLHPGVESPDGQDYVTFDTEGFNTLNVAGWANQEYMTLVEEGQATYDEATRTEKYNQAAQLAHDEAPWVFIDHAQELRGVANGVSGYTPTAIGGPYLKDVTLSQ
- a CDS encoding FAD-binding oxidoreductase, giving the protein MALTTNSGADSAVRGLKANIRGQVIQPGDDGYDEARTVYNAMIDRRPAVVVRPTGAADVMAAVDFAREHDLVIAVKGGGHNVAGNAVCDGGLQIDLCNMTSVRVDTEARTVHVGPGARLGDVDHETAPLGLVAPAGVVSITGVAGLALGGGFGYLCRKHGLTIDNLRSIDLVTAQGELVHASAERNPDLFWGVRGGSGNFGIVTNFEFALHELEGVLAGLLIYPAAEAHSVVRSWWEHAANAPDELSVWLNFSTAAPEPFIPEVYHGKRILSVIPIFSGAVEDGWEAIAPFKKLGTLLADTVEPWRFVEWQQAFDASYPAGERYFWKSHNFKSPSAEALDCITDHAISPPTPETRVSVTHLGGAVNRVPSDATAYPHRDADFLVNITTRWQSPNQDDACIGWTREYFEALAPHATGGTYVNFTTESDGEQSMAYLENYDRLVALKNKWDPDNLFRLNQNIKPTV
- a CDS encoding ABC transporter permease, giving the protein MVSKRFVAKRLLLLIPVLFGVATLVFAILHLAPGNPARVIAGQRATEEAVRQIENQLGLNDPIYVQYGRFLVDAAQFEFGNSFVIDKDSSVQQLLQTRIPVTLELALYGQIIGILLGIPLGVISAVKQDSLTDHFTRIGALTGISVPIFWSGPLLILLLAQQYDVFPTGRRISPLFSTPEPITGLLTIDTLLYGQYDAFFSAVHHLILPACVIGIYSMALLSRMMRSSMLEVVRQDYIRTARAKGQGVKITLMKHGFKNALIPVITVIGIQFGTLLGGAVLTETVFSLNGIGTLLVEAIEVGDYPVVQGTVLTFAFLFTLVNLGVDITYSYLDPRIEQ
- a CDS encoding ABC transporter permease → MSTETKTKQRNDRGLLDRLQASPFLSELLSNRLAVAGLLIIFSMLVIAIYARLFIDVGAITTSQLGTNPDRAAPSAEFWFGTDGQARDIFPRVMYGAWLAMKFGTITVGLSTVAGITLGIMAAYYSDLTDNVIMRTMDVLLAFPSLLLALALVAIFGAGLWKVVIALTLVYTPRFARVVRGAALKVLEDEYVDATVALGARDPRVLFRHILPNTLAPITVQSTLNFGLAIIDLAALSFLGFGAAPGTPSWGLMLSNGVNKGLLSGIWWWSFFPGLFLAITVLGFNLLGDGMRDALDPRMRDAID